Within Acidobacteriota bacterium, the genomic segment TTCAAAGCCCGAATGCAAAGAGCGGCGATGAGACAAACCAGCCGTTGATTGCCTTACATAAAGTTGAAAAGCGTTATGCCACCCCGGCGGGCAGCTTTCCGGCGCTGCTCGATGTGGATTTGGCAATTGGCGCAGGCGAGTTCGTTGCTTTGGTGGGAAAATCCGGCAGCGGCAAATCCACGCTATTGAATCTGATTGGCGGCATTGATCGCCCGAGCCGGGGCGAAGTGATCGTCGCAGGCGCGGCGATTCATCACGTTCCCGAAAACGTTTTGGCGCGTTGGCGAGGCAAAACCGTCGGCGTGGTGTTTCAGTTCTTTCAATTGCTGCCGACGCTGACCATTGCCGAAAACGTCATGCTGCCGATGGATTTTGCCAACCTGCGACCGGCGAAAGAACGCCGCGCATACGCGTTGAGTTTGTTGGAACAAATGGGCATCGCCGATCAGGCCGACAAATTGCCCGCTTCGCTTTCGGGCGGCCAGCAACAACGCGCGGCGATTGCACGCGCACTGGCAAATGACCCGCCCATCGTGATCGCCGATGAACCGACGGGCAATCTGGATTCGGAAACTTCGCGCGACGTGCTCGGTCTGTTTCGGAACTTAACGAAACGCGGAACCACAGTCGTGATTGCAACCCACGAACGCGACATTTCCGGTGTCATTGATCGAACCATCGAATTGGTGGACGGCAGAATCAATTCAACCGAAGGAACTCACTGATGGCGATTTACTGGCAAAAAGCGATTCGTGATTTTTGGCTGGAACGCACGCGCACAGTGTTGGTGGTGGTGGCCATCGCCATCGGGATTGCGGCGTTTTCGACCGTGATGTCCAGTTACGCGATTCTGACGCGCGAACTGGACAAAGGCTATCTGGCGACCAACCCGGCTTCGTTCACGCTGGTGGCGGACAAGGTGGATGAGGCGCTGATGGCGGCAGTTGCAACTCATCCGGGAGTCGCCGTGGCTGAAGCTCGGCGCACGGTTTCTGGCCGCATCAAATCCGGCCCAGTGGAATGGCGCAGTTTGGTCCTGTTTGTGGTGAACGATTACGGCGACATTCGCGTCAGCCGACTGGTTCCGCAATCAGGCGCATGGCCTCCGGCGACGGGCGAAATCCTGATCGAACGCGATGCGATGCAAGTCGCAAAGACGCGCATTGGCGACACAGTCACGATCAAGACCGTCAACGGAGAAGAACATCAATTGCGCCTCAGCGGAACGACGCACGATGTCACGCAAGCCCAGGCGCGAATGGAAAACATCGTCTACGGCTACATCACGCTGGCGACCTTGGCGCAGCTTGGCGAAGAACCGTATTTGGATCGCGTCAATGTCGTCGTGACCGAACCGCGATTCAGTGAACCGCACATCCGCGCCATCGCCGACGAAGTGAAAACGCTGGCCGAAGCCCAAGGCCACACCGTTCGTCGCGTGGACGTGCCCAAACCCGGCAAGCATCCGCACACGGACATCATGGGGTTGTTGTTGATGGCGATGGCGGGATTCGGATTGTTCGCACTGATTCTGAGCGGCGTGTTGGTCATCAATTTGTTGACGGCATTGATGGCGGCGCAGGTGCGGCAGATCGGCGTGATGAAAGCTGTTGGCGGGACTCGCCGGCAAATCGCGCGCATCTATTTTGCCCAAGCCCTGTTGCTGGGAGCCGCCGCCATCGTCATTGCCCTGCCGGTGGGATTACTGGGTAGCCGCGTTCTGTGCCGCTATCTGGCCGTGTTTCTCAATTTCGACATTGTCAGTTTCGCCGTGCCGGTTTGGGTGTATGCGCTGGTTGTACTGGTTGGCGCAATCGTGCCGCTGCTGGCGGCGGCGTATCCGGTCTGGCGCGGTAGCGGGGTTTCGATCCGTGAAGCTCTGGCCGATTACGGCGTCGCGCGAAATGCATTTGGCACAAATGGATTTGATCGAATCCTGGCCGGAATGAGCGGACTGGCTCGTCCGTTGTTGCTGGCAATTCGGAACAGCTTCCGTCGCCGCGCGCGTCTGGCGCTGACGCTGCTGACGTTGGCAGTCAGCGGATTGTTTTTTATGGCGGCACTGAATGTGCGCGCTTCGATGATTCACACGCTCGACCGCCTGTTTGCCACGCGGCAGTTTGATTTGTTGGTGGCATTCAACACGATGGTTTCGATGGAATCGGTGGAACGCGCGGCGCGCAATACGCCGGGCGTGAAGGCAGTCGAAGGCTGGATTTTCACGCAAGCTTCGATTGCTGACGCCAGCAAAACGCCTGCTTCCAGTGGCGGTCACGGCGGCACAGGCGGCGGATTGCATGGCGGCGGCGCTCCGGCGGCAGACAGTTTCAGCGTCATCGGCTTGCCGGACAACACAGCGATGTTCAAGCCGGACATTACTGCCGGGCGTAATCTGCTGCCCGGCGAAACCGATACGATTGTGCTGAATTCGGCGTTGGCCGGACGCAATCCACAGTGGTGTGTCGGCAATTCCATCAATTTGCGCATGGGGCCAGCGGAAAAGCTCTGGCGCATCGTGGGCATTGCGCAGGAACCGTTTTCTCCCGCGGTTGCGTATGTTCCTCGCCGGTATTTTGATGAAGCAGGCGGCCACGACGGCATGGCAAACAGCGTTCGCATGACATTGGATCGCACCGACCGGAGTTCGATCAATCAGGTTAAAACCGATCTGGAACAGAACCTGGAACGGGAAGGTCTTCGCGCCCAGGGGAGCAACAGCAAAGGCGACAGCCGTTACGGTTTCGATCAACACATGGTGATGATTTATTGGTTCCTGATTGTCATGTCCTGCATTCTGGCCGGAGTCGGCGGCTTGGGATTGATGACGACCATGAGCCTGAACGTGTTGGAACGTCGTCGCGAAATGGGCGTGTTGCGTGCCATCGGAGCGACGCCGCGAACCGTGTGGATGATCGTTGTAGCTGAAGGTGCAGTGATCGGATTGCTCAGTTGGGCGCTCGCCGGGTTGGCTGCGTGGCCGGTCAGCAAAGCGCTCGGCGATCTGATCCTGATGCTGATGTTCAAAACGCGATTGAGTTTCCTGTTTGAACTGCGCGGCCTGTGGATTTGGCTGGTGGTTTCGTTGTGTTTGTGCGCTGTTGCCAGCTTTTTGCCTGCATGGCGCGCTTCGCGGCAATCCGTTCGAGAAGCGATTGGTTACGAATAACATTCATACAAGGAGAACCAAAAAATGCAACTTAACAAATTCTTGACGATAGCAATTCTTTCCATGCTGGTGATTGGGTTGTGCGCGGGGCCTGCATCGGCCTGGCAAAAGAAAACCGCGCGACCCAAATCTGACCCTGTTTCCGGCGACTGGAATACTTCGCTGGTTTCCGCCAGCAGCGGCACGTTTACCTTGTTGCTGAAGCTGAAACAGGAAGCTGGCAAAGTCACAGGCTCCTATGAATCGAACCACATCGGCTCTGGCAAAATCAGCAACGGAACCTGGGCGGCGAACAAACTAAATGTAACGCTGGAATCCAGCCACGGCCCCATCACACTGGAGGGCCAATTGAAACAAGGCAAGTTGATGGGGAAATTCAACTCCGGGCCGATGCAGGGGCCTTGGCAGGCAAGCAAGAAATGAGTGCCAATTGCCGTCCTACCTACCTTTCAAACTTTGCTTCCCGCTTTATTGCATGCTTGATGGTTGGAGCATAAACTCTCGTTGGTTTTAGGAAGATTGACCAATGAGGTTTGGAAGGTGGGTTTTTGACCGATGAGGTTTGATTGGGATGAGCAGAAAGCAGCAGAAAATCTTCTCAAACACGGTGTTTCATTTGACGAAGCAGGAACCGTTTTGGACGATCCGTTGTATGTGGACTTCTACGACCCCGATCATTCTATCGGAGAGCATCGCTTCATTATTATTGGAGAGTAGGCGCAAGGGCGCTTGTTGATTGTTTCGTACACTGAACGCGGTGAAGTAACTCGATTAATCAGTGCCAGAGAACTGACTCCAGCAGAGCGGAAAAAGTATTATGAAGGATAATGAACAAGAGTCTCAGTCAGAATTGACCGATCTGAACGACGAACTACGTCCCGAATACGACTTGAGCCAATTGCAAGTGCGACGGATGGGAGCTGGACGACGCCAGTTCGGTGACCATATCGTCCGGCTGGAGCCGGATGTGGCAGCAGTGTTTCAGGATGCTAATGCTGTCAATGAAGCCTTGCGGCTGCTCATAAAAGTCGCTCAGTCAAGCAATCAACCTCTTGCGCCAAAATACTCTTCGTAAATTTCATTGAGCGTGTCGTGGAAACCCCAACCTGTATCTATTGTATCTGTCACGATTTGGCGAAAACGTGATTCAAATTGAACGTGTAATTTGTGTTTGGTGATGTGGATGGCCGCTTTCTCGCACATGCCTTCCATACTGTTATAGAAAGGTTCGTCAATATCGCCGAATTCCCTCGTGAATTGCACACCCGCTTCCACATAAGCAACCATCAGATCAGCCAGATCTACTGGTGAATTGCTGATCTTCTTGAAGTCCGAAATCGCTTTTTTAGCAACTGACAGCCGCGCCTTGGGCAATCCGCGCGGAGGGTTGAATTCTTTTTCGATGACGGCTTTGTATTTGTCCAGCACTGCCTGGCTGTCTTCCGCGCCGAGTTTGGTCTGGTAATACTCTTTGACCTTGGTGAACTTGTCGAAAAGCATTCCGATTTCGTCCAACAACTCTTCGCGCGAAAGGTGTTTCAGATGCAGCTTTAGTGTGCGTTGATTGAGTTTGGCCATGGGAATAGTGATTATAGTGCCTTATCGTCAAACGATCTCACTCAAAATGACTACATTCAGCGCCGTGATCCCCACGAATCACGCTCCTGTTCCAGATACTGGTCTGCTTCGGCTGATGTTTTGAATAAACGTCCGGCAGGCATTTCTTGAACCATTTGCCTGACTGATTGGCGCTGCTCGCTTTTCGTTTCGATGTTCGTCAGATTCGTTAAAATCATTGCCGCCAGCTTTAGCCTTTCGCTGGGTGGCATTTGAGAGATTGTCGTTATGTAGAGTTCTTGAACATTTTGCATCAGTCTGTTCCTCCTTTGCTTTGGCAGCAGCATTATAAGCCTGAATAGCGTAGGCAATTCAAAGTATCCTTCCGCGTCGAAGAGGTTTCATTGCCGAACGCTAGCCGCAAGCGATATGCTTATCGCGCAGGTGTTTTATCGAAGCCACATTCTGGGCGATGTCACCGCTGGGATCCAGAATAGCAGCGGCACGTCGCTGACTCAGCGGTTGTTGGAATTGGCTGCAATCCATGCCTACGGAGCCGATCTGATCACCAGCCGTTAGGTGTAAGAAATGCTTGGCCAGAAAGATCGTGAAGAGCTTTCACCTTTTCAAGGCTGACAACGTTCTGGCAGAAATGAAATCTACGAACGAAGCGCCCTATTAGAAGAGTATGAATATTACAAACATTCCAAATACCCCGACCTCTGAGAAGCCCTTAGTTGATCAACTGCAAGAAGCACTTGATCAGTGGGATGGATTTTTACGTGCCCCCCGCACTGTCCCTGTAAGCCCAAGAGTCACTTATAGAGCTAATAACGCACTCCTGAAGATATTTGGCCGAGAATCTAATGTGGTAAAGGACTTTGCAACTATTTCAGAGCAAGCGGCCAAAGAAGCCGACCCAAAGATAGGGCTTCGCTACCTTCACACATTCCTTTCAAGTGTTATTAGGTCGCTTAATGAACGCGTGACATCGGATATATATCAAGCGTACCAACCTAGTCGAGTTTTTGTTGGGCACGGACGTCATCCAATTTGGATGAAGGTACTTCTGCATTTGCAAAATGATCTTCATTTACAGACTGAGGCTTACGAGACCGAATCGCGGACGTCAGAGCATGTTATTGATGTACTCAAGAATGCTCTTGATAGTTGTAATGTTGCCGTGATTGTTATGACAGCCGATGACCCTACTGCCTTTGATACTGTTCGTGCTAGGCAGAATGTTATCCACGAAATAGGGCTTTTCCAGGGACGATATGGTTTCGGTCGTGTGATTCTGCTTCAGCAAAAGGGAACTGAAGAGTTTACAAACATAGCAGGTTTGGAAAGGATTCCTTTCGCTGAGGATATAGAAGAGGGGTTTTATAGGCTAGACCGAGCAATTCAAAAATTAGGCCTTTAGGGCGGAAAATCAATTCGGAGATTTGTATGCTCAGACGAATCTTGATGCTGGTCGTTATGATTTCTGCTTCTGCGCTTGCGCAAAATGCTCCGGCGAAAGCTACGCTGATCAAGGCGGGGCGCTTGCTGGATGTCAAAGCGGGCGCTTACCTGACGAATCAAGGTGTGCTTGTTGTCGGCGAGCGGGTCAAAGAAGTTGGCGCGTTTGAAACGGTCAAGGCGCACGCGCCGCAAGATGTGCAGGTGATTGACCTCGGTCAGGCGACGTTGTTGCCGGGGTTGATTGATTGTCACGGGCATTTGCTGAGCGCGATGGAAGGGCGCTGGAATCCTGCGGGTGAGGCGATTGCGGTGACAGTTACACGCATTGGCTTGGCAAAGCGGGCATTGATCGGAGCGGCCAACGCGCGGGCGATGCTCGAATCTGGGTTCACTACGGTGCGTAACGTTGGGCATTCGGGCGTCAATGGAGATGCCGCGCTGCGCGATGCGATTAACGAAGGGCTGATTCCGGGGCCGCGCGTGCTGGCTTCTGGCCGGAAGCTGACGCCGATTGGCGGGCAGGGAATTGACCTTCACACGCCAAACGCCGAGGCGATTCTTGCCGAAGAGTTTCTGACCATTGGCAGCCCGGATGACGCGCGCCGCGCCGTACGACAAGCGTTAGCCGATGGCGCAGACGTGATCAAGGTCGTGGCAAACGATAACAAACGCGTTCTCAATGCCGCCGAAATTCGCGCCATCGTCGAAGAAGCGCACCGCACCAACGTCAAAGTCGCCATTCACGCGACGACCGTCGTTGGCATTCAAGCCGCAATTGATGGCGGCGTGGATTCCATTGAACATGCCGATTCCGCAACCGAAGCGCAGTTCCGGGCGATGCGCGATAAAGTCATTTTTCTGGACCCGACGCTTTGGACGGCGCAGGCGTTTCGCGATGTGTACACGAAATCGCTCTACTTTTCGCCGGAGCAGGCTGCCGGGTTTGAAAACGCAGTGGTGCAGTACGTGGGCGCTTCGCAAGCAAAATTAAAGCTGGCAATGAAAGTCGGCGTGAAGCTGGCCGCCGGTTCCGACATGTGGGTGCGCTACCCGGAAAAGAAACGCGGCGAAGCGACGATGATGATGTTTGAAGCGCTGGTGGAAGCAAGCTTGCCGTCGCTGGAAGCAATCCGCGCGGCGACGGTCAACGCGGCAGAATTGTTGGGCTGGCAGGATCGTGTGGGCAGCATCGAAGCGAACAAGTTCGCCGATGTCATCGCCGTGGCAGGCGACCCGCTGAAAGACATTACCGAACTGAAGCGAGTGAAGTTCGTGATGAAGGGCGGCGAAGTGGTCAAAGACGAACTCGCCAAGTAGAGCTAATGCTTCTTTTGCTTCCCGTGTCCTCCGAAACTGAAACGGCGACCGACGATGGCTTTGGCTAACAAATGATCAGTGTTGTGCGTCACGCCGACGCCAACACCGAAGTTGAATTCCCAGTC encodes:
- a CDS encoding ABC transporter ATP-binding protein — its product is MQIQSPNAKSGDETNQPLIALHKVEKRYATPAGSFPALLDVDLAIGAGEFVALVGKSGSGKSTLLNLIGGIDRPSRGEVIVAGAAIHHVPENVLARWRGKTVGVVFQFFQLLPTLTIAENVMLPMDFANLRPAKERRAYALSLLEQMGIADQADKLPASLSGGQQQRAAIARALANDPPIVIADEPTGNLDSETSRDVLGLFRNLTKRGTTVVIATHERDISGVIDRTIELVDGRINSTEGTH
- a CDS encoding FtsX-like permease family protein, yielding MAIYWQKAIRDFWLERTRTVLVVVAIAIGIAAFSTVMSSYAILTRELDKGYLATNPASFTLVADKVDEALMAAVATHPGVAVAEARRTVSGRIKSGPVEWRSLVLFVVNDYGDIRVSRLVPQSGAWPPATGEILIERDAMQVAKTRIGDTVTIKTVNGEEHQLRLSGTTHDVTQAQARMENIVYGYITLATLAQLGEEPYLDRVNVVVTEPRFSEPHIRAIADEVKTLAEAQGHTVRRVDVPKPGKHPHTDIMGLLLMAMAGFGLFALILSGVLVINLLTALMAAQVRQIGVMKAVGGTRRQIARIYFAQALLLGAAAIVIALPVGLLGSRVLCRYLAVFLNFDIVSFAVPVWVYALVVLVGAIVPLLAAAYPVWRGSGVSIREALADYGVARNAFGTNGFDRILAGMSGLARPLLLAIRNSFRRRARLALTLLTLAVSGLFFMAALNVRASMIHTLDRLFATRQFDLLVAFNTMVSMESVERAARNTPGVKAVEGWIFTQASIADASKTPASSGGHGGTGGGLHGGGAPAADSFSVIGLPDNTAMFKPDITAGRNLLPGETDTIVLNSALAGRNPQWCVGNSINLRMGPAEKLWRIVGIAQEPFSPAVAYVPRRYFDEAGGHDGMANSVRMTLDRTDRSSINQVKTDLEQNLEREGLRAQGSNSKGDSRYGFDQHMVMIYWFLIVMSCILAGVGGLGLMTTMSLNVLERRREMGVLRAIGATPRTVWMIVVAEGAVIGLLSWALAGLAAWPVSKALGDLILMLMFKTRLSFLFELRGLWIWLVVSLCLCAVASFLPAWRASRQSVREAIGYE
- a CDS encoding nucleotide-binding protein, yielding MNITNIPNTPTSEKPLVDQLQEALDQWDGFLRAPRTVPVSPRVTYRANNALLKIFGRESNVVKDFATISEQAAKEADPKIGLRYLHTFLSSVIRSLNERVTSDIYQAYQPSRVFVGHGRHPIWMKVLLHLQNDLHLQTEAYETESRTSEHVIDVLKNALDSCNVAVIVMTADDPTAFDTVRARQNVIHEIGLFQGRYGFGRVILLQQKGTEEFTNIAGLERIPFAEDIEEGFYRLDRAIQKLGL
- a CDS encoding amidohydrolase family protein produces the protein MLRRILMLVVMISASALAQNAPAKATLIKAGRLLDVKAGAYLTNQGVLVVGERVKEVGAFETVKAHAPQDVQVIDLGQATLLPGLIDCHGHLLSAMEGRWNPAGEAIAVTVTRIGLAKRALIGAANARAMLESGFTTVRNVGHSGVNGDAALRDAINEGLIPGPRVLASGRKLTPIGGQGIDLHTPNAEAILAEEFLTIGSPDDARRAVRQALADGADVIKVVANDNKRVLNAAEIRAIVEEAHRTNVKVAIHATTVVGIQAAIDGGVDSIEHADSATEAQFRAMRDKVIFLDPTLWTAQAFRDVYTKSLYFSPEQAAGFENAVVQYVGASQAKLKLAMKVGVKLAAGSDMWVRYPEKKRGEATMMMFEALVEASLPSLEAIRAATVNAAELLGWQDRVGSIEANKFADVIAVAGDPLKDITELKRVKFVMKGGEVVKDELAK